The following proteins are encoded in a genomic region of Synechococcus sp. CBW1002:
- a CDS encoding metal ABC transporter permease: MGDAVSFPELLALPFLQRALLAGALTGALGGVLGSFAVLRQLSFFSDALGHSALLGISLGVALGLNPTLVLIPFAVLFALLVNHLVERSQLPTDALLNIIYSSSLAIAVVALSLLPGYQGGLQQLLFGDILGVDGLDLLLVTLLLLGVGTYLWATRSSQILLSLDESLALSRGVEAQRQRLLFVVVLAVVVAVSIKAVGVLLISAFVVIPACAARLVSRHFGGYVLLAAALGSGGAVVGVLASAFLNLPSGPCVVIVQLLGFLLALAAGRRLQGRAA, translated from the coding sequence GTGGGTGACGCGGTCTCGTTTCCGGAGCTGCTCGCCCTGCCCTTTCTGCAGCGGGCACTGCTGGCGGGTGCCCTCACCGGCGCCCTCGGAGGCGTGCTGGGCAGTTTCGCGGTGCTGCGCCAGCTCTCCTTCTTCAGTGATGCCCTGGGCCACTCGGCCCTGCTCGGCATCAGCCTGGGCGTGGCCCTGGGACTGAATCCCACCCTGGTGCTGATTCCCTTCGCGGTGCTGTTCGCCCTGCTGGTCAATCACCTGGTGGAGCGCAGCCAGCTGCCCACCGACGCCCTGCTCAACATCATCTACTCCTCCTCCCTGGCGATCGCGGTGGTGGCCCTGAGCCTGCTGCCCGGGTACCAGGGCGGGCTGCAGCAGCTGCTCTTCGGCGACATCCTGGGGGTGGACGGGCTTGATCTGCTGCTGGTCACTCTGTTGCTGCTGGGGGTCGGCACTTACCTGTGGGCGACCCGCAGCAGCCAGATCCTGCTCAGCCTCGATGAGTCCCTTGCCCTCTCCCGCGGGGTGGAGGCTCAGCGGCAGCGCCTGCTCTTCGTGGTCGTGCTGGCGGTGGTGGTGGCGGTGTCGATCAAGGCGGTGGGGGTGCTGCTGATCAGTGCCTTCGTGGTGATTCCGGCCTGCGCCGCGCGGCTGGTGAGCCGCCACTTCGGTGGCTATGTGCTGCTGGCCGCCGCCCTCGGCAGCGGCGGCGCCGTGGTGGGCGTGCTGGCCTCAGCGTTCCTCAACCTTCCCTCCGGACCCTGCGTGGTGATCGTGCAGCTATTGGGCTTCCTGCTCGCCCTGGCTGCCGGCCGGAGGCTGCAGGGCCGGGCCGCCTGA
- a CDS encoding metal ABC transporter ATP-binding protein, producing MAEMILEVSGLTVRRRGTTAVENVSFSLAAESDTALVGPNGAGKSTLVQAILGLLPHQGGQVRLLGERLDGRGRLPVSVREQIAYLPQRLALTGPIPLTVTEFVGLGWDGTRLRLPWRGEGRRRDAIRSALAKTGCEGFAEQRISDLSGGQLKRVLLAFCVVRPRRLLVLDEAQAGLDPQASEAFQQLLFSLRRSEGWTILQVSHDLDMVRRTCDGVLCLNRSLRCSGSPDHALSQAQLERLYGRDYLPYHHHHGAGG from the coding sequence ATGGCGGAAATGATTCTCGAAGTCAGCGGCCTCACGGTGCGGCGGCGGGGTACCACCGCGGTGGAGAACGTCAGCTTCTCGCTCGCCGCTGAATCCGATACCGCGCTGGTGGGCCCCAATGGCGCCGGCAAGAGCACCCTGGTGCAGGCCATCCTCGGTCTGCTTCCCCATCAGGGCGGCCAGGTCCGGCTGCTGGGCGAACGCCTGGATGGCCGGGGCCGCCTTCCCGTCAGCGTGCGCGAGCAGATCGCCTATCTGCCGCAGCGGCTGGCCCTGACCGGACCCATCCCGCTCACCGTGACGGAATTCGTGGGTCTCGGTTGGGATGGCACCAGACTGCGCCTGCCCTGGAGAGGCGAGGGGCGACGCCGTGATGCCATCCGCTCCGCCCTGGCCAAGACGGGCTGCGAGGGCTTCGCTGAGCAGCGGATCAGTGACCTCTCCGGCGGGCAGCTCAAACGGGTGCTGCTGGCCTTCTGCGTGGTTCGCCCCCGCCGGCTGCTGGTGCTCGATGAAGCCCAGGCGGGCCTCGATCCCCAGGCCTCGGAGGCCTTCCAGCAGCTCCTGTTCAGCCTGCGGCGCAGCGAGGGCTGGACGATCCTGCAGGTCTCCCACGACCTCGACATGGTGCGCCGCACCTGTGATGGGGTGCTCTGCCTCAACCGCAGCCTGCGCTGCTCCGGCAGCCCCGATCATGCCCTGAGTCAGGCCCAGCTGGAGCGGCTCTATGGCCGCGACTATCTGCCCTATCACCACCACCATGGCGCCGGTGGGTGA
- a CDS encoding metal ABC transporter solute-binding protein, Zn/Mn family — protein sequence MASLLPACLGVLPGVALLLLAGCTAPVGGPASPPTAETGRAESGAMPPRPVVVTTVLPITLLTRAVAGDCATVEPLFPSTTDPHDLQVRPAEMARLARARVLVRNGLGLDDFLLPLIDGAGRSDLRVIEASRGVTPLPADHDDGHGHGGDHDHSDSHGDVNPHVWLDPLRARQQVGTIRDGLIAADPSCRKGYDERAEAFSRQLTALHQTLDRQLTPYRGRTVVTFHDLLPYFAVRYGLQRAVLVSLPGESPSIAALEQAGRIARREGLRGLLAEPQQNNRALVALSRDLGLPILRFDPLERGEESSEPSAARYLRTMEANGAAVAAALGGSAARSAGVGAPADR from the coding sequence ATGGCCTCCCTGCTTCCCGCGTGCCTGGGCGTCCTGCCGGGGGTGGCACTGCTGCTTCTGGCCGGATGCACTGCCCCCGTCGGTGGGCCCGCATCCCCGCCGACCGCTGAAACCGGGAGGGCCGAATCCGGGGCGATGCCACCTCGGCCGGTGGTGGTCACCACGGTGCTGCCGATCACGTTGCTGACCCGGGCCGTGGCCGGCGACTGCGCCACGGTGGAGCCCCTCTTCCCCTCCACCACCGATCCCCATGACCTGCAGGTGCGACCGGCCGAGATGGCCCGTCTCGCCCGGGCCAGGGTGCTGGTGCGCAACGGCCTCGGCCTGGATGACTTCCTGCTGCCCCTGATCGACGGTGCCGGCCGTTCTGATCTGCGGGTGATCGAGGCCAGCCGCGGTGTCACTCCCCTGCCGGCGGACCACGACGATGGCCATGGGCATGGCGGTGACCACGACCATTCAGACAGCCATGGGGATGTGAATCCCCATGTGTGGCTCGACCCCCTGCGGGCCCGTCAGCAGGTGGGCACCATCCGCGATGGGCTGATCGCCGCCGACCCCAGCTGCCGCAAGGGTTACGACGAGCGAGCGGAGGCCTTCTCGCGACAACTCACCGCTCTCCACCAGACGCTGGATCGCCAGCTGACTCCCTATCGGGGCCGCACCGTGGTGACCTTCCATGATCTGCTGCCTTACTTCGCGGTGCGCTACGGACTCCAGCGGGCCGTGCTTGTCAGCCTGCCCGGGGAGAGTCCCTCCATCGCCGCCCTCGAGCAGGCCGGTCGCATCGCTCGCCGGGAGGGTCTGCGGGGCCTGCTGGCCGAGCCCCAGCAGAACAACCGGGCCCTGGTGGCCCTCTCCCGTGATCTGGGTCTGCCGATCCTGCGCTTCGATCCGTTGGAGCGGGGTGAGGAGAGCAGCGAACCGTCCGCCGCCCGCTATCTGCGCACCATGGAGGCGAACGGTGCCGCGGTGGCCGCCGCGCTGGGAGGGTCGGCGGCCCGGTCCGCCGGGGTGGGCGCTCCCGCGGATCGCTAG
- a CDS encoding esterase has product MTQQPIVILGGFLITAEAYEPLRLWLQDQTSQPVLLVPASRFDWLLTSFPFGWVRLLDRVAVLVAEQAARSSTGRVTLIGHSSGGVMLRLFLADQPFEGRTYNGKARADTLVMLGSPHTARRATPLRQRVDRELPGCPFADQVRYVSVAGDLPPAAFSPTARRLAPSSYRNICGDADAPGDGLVPVTSALLAGSEAITLAGVAHGGAFGPRWYGTPEVAAQWWPAVVAGLGEGAGPGNGCPD; this is encoded by the coding sequence ATGACCCAGCAGCCGATCGTGATCCTCGGTGGCTTCCTGATCACCGCCGAGGCCTACGAACCCCTGCGGCTCTGGCTCCAGGACCAGACTTCCCAGCCGGTGCTGCTGGTGCCCGCCAGCCGGTTCGACTGGCTGCTCACCTCCTTCCCCTTCGGCTGGGTGCGGCTGCTCGATCGGGTCGCCGTCCTGGTGGCCGAACAGGCCGCCCGTTCCTCCACGGGCCGCGTCACCCTGATCGGCCACAGCTCCGGTGGGGTGATGCTGCGCCTCTTCCTGGCGGATCAACCCTTTGAAGGTCGCACCTACAACGGCAAAGCCCGAGCCGACACCCTGGTGATGCTCGGCAGTCCCCACACCGCGCGGCGGGCCACGCCGCTGCGCCAACGGGTCGACCGGGAGCTGCCCGGTTGCCCCTTCGCCGATCAGGTGCGCTACGTCTCGGTGGCGGGGGACCTCCCACCCGCTGCCTTCAGCCCCACCGCCCGCCGCCTCGCTCCGTCCTCCTACCGCAACATCTGCGGCGATGCCGACGCCCCTGGCGATGGTCTTGTGCCCGTGACTTCGGCCCTGCTGGCTGGATCCGAGGCGATCACCCTGGCCGGGGTGGCCCATGGTGGCGCCTTCGGACCGCGGTGGTACGGCACACCGGAAGTGGCGGCGCAGTGGTGGCCAGCAGTGGTGGCAGGGTTGGGCGAGGGTGCAGGCCCAGGCAATGGCTGCCCTGACTAG
- the hisIE gene encoding bifunctional phosphoribosyl-AMP cyclohydrolase/phosphoribosyl-ATP diphosphatase HisIE, which yields MTEPLEGSLQSLPPLRFNDAGLIPAIAQDWLDGAVLMVAWMNRVAIERTLSSGEVHYWSRSRQELWHKGATSGHFQRLRGLRYDCDADVLLLTIEQIGDVACHTGARSCFYDQGPLATAGGAEAPPPPADACTELMRVIEGRRDQPEPGSYTNKLLEGGDNRILKKIGEESAEFVMACKDDDGPAIAGEAADLLFHLQVALAHHGVSWRQVQEVLAARRGAPRRG from the coding sequence ATGACCGAACCCCTGGAGGGAAGCCTTCAGTCGTTGCCCCCGCTGCGCTTCAACGACGCTGGCCTGATCCCGGCGATCGCCCAGGACTGGCTCGATGGGGCCGTGCTGATGGTGGCCTGGATGAACCGGGTGGCGATCGAGCGCACCCTCTCCAGCGGCGAGGTGCATTACTGGAGCCGCTCCCGGCAGGAGCTCTGGCACAAGGGCGCCACCAGCGGTCACTTCCAGCGGCTGCGGGGCCTCCGCTACGACTGCGATGCCGACGTGCTGCTGCTGACCATCGAGCAGATCGGTGACGTGGCCTGCCACACCGGAGCGCGCAGCTGCTTCTACGACCAGGGCCCGCTGGCCACCGCCGGTGGAGCGGAGGCCCCGCCTCCCCCTGCCGACGCCTGCACCGAACTGATGCGGGTGATCGAGGGCCGCCGCGACCAGCCGGAACCGGGCAGCTACACCAACAAGCTGCTGGAGGGGGGCGATAACCGCATCCTCAAGAAGATCGGTGAGGAGAGCGCTGAGTTCGTGATGGCCTGCAAGGACGACGACGGCCCTGCGATCGCCGGCGAGGCGGCGGATCTGCTCTTTCACCTGCAGGTGGCGCTGGCCCACCACGGGGTGAGCTGGCGGCAGGTGCAGGAGGTGTTGGCCGCCCGCCGTGGTGCCCCCCGCCGCGGCTAG
- a CDS encoding 6-carboxytetrahydropterin synthase, producing the protein MSHTCSKTFSGYPCCHRQWRHSGHCRFVHGYSRSFTVWFRALQLDQHGFVVDFSALSGLEQRLADQFDHTFLVNADDPLLPDWQRLHAGGALDLRVMDNVGMEASAELVWGWANTLLREQEGGRACCWKVEARENEKNAACYEATPTWFRTEVAG; encoded by the coding sequence TTGAGTCACACCTGTTCCAAGACCTTCAGCGGCTATCCCTGCTGCCATCGCCAGTGGCGCCACAGCGGCCACTGCCGTTTCGTGCACGGCTACAGCCGCTCCTTCACCGTCTGGTTTCGGGCTCTCCAGCTGGACCAGCACGGCTTCGTGGTGGACTTCTCAGCCCTCAGCGGCCTGGAGCAGCGCCTCGCCGACCAGTTCGACCACACCTTCCTGGTGAATGCCGACGACCCGCTCCTGCCGGACTGGCAACGCCTGCACGCCGGCGGCGCCCTCGATCTGCGGGTGATGGACAACGTGGGCATGGAGGCCAGCGCCGAGCTGGTGTGGGGCTGGGCCAACACCCTGCTGCGGGAGCAGGAGGGGGGGCGTGCCTGCTGCTGGAAGGTGGAGGCCCGTGAAAACGAGAAGAACGCCGCCTGCTACGAGGCCACCCCCACCTGGTTCCGGACGGAGGTGGCCGGATGA
- a CDS encoding permease, which yields MNAARLATAWALFQGLLIEAMPFLLLGVLISSVARWLAPGGRWLRQLPHHPLGGPLTGAALGFALPACECGNVPVARRLLAGGAPLGTALGFLFAAPVLNPIVLAGTWAAFPNKPWLLLARPLGAVLVALALASLLALLPESRLLQPDLLAERRLHQPLASVNLLERSTGVLGGNAAMVPAAVNPPRPPWSEVLRHGSQEFLDLAVLLVLGCVMAALVQTLVPREWLLAVGGAPTLSIVALMLLSLIVSVCSSVDAFLALSFAAQVTPGALLAFLLLGPVIDLKLVGLLGLLLRPVGLALTAAGASLTVLLIGQWVNLWRG from the coding sequence ATGAACGCGGCCCGGCTGGCCACGGCCTGGGCCCTGTTCCAGGGGCTGCTGATCGAGGCCATGCCCTTCCTGTTGCTGGGGGTGCTGATCTCGTCGGTGGCCCGCTGGCTGGCCCCCGGCGGCCGCTGGCTGCGGCAGCTCCCCCACCATCCCCTGGGCGGTCCCCTTACCGGGGCTGCCCTCGGTTTCGCCCTACCGGCCTGTGAGTGCGGCAATGTGCCGGTGGCCCGCCGCCTGCTGGCCGGTGGGGCGCCCCTGGGCACAGCCCTGGGCTTCCTGTTTGCCGCGCCGGTGCTGAACCCGATCGTGCTGGCCGGCACCTGGGCCGCTTTCCCCAACAAGCCCTGGCTGCTGCTGGCCCGGCCCCTGGGAGCCGTGCTGGTGGCCCTGGCTCTGGCGAGCCTGTTGGCGCTGCTGCCGGAATCCCGCCTGCTGCAGCCGGATCTGCTGGCCGAACGGCGTCTGCATCAGCCCCTGGCCAGCGTGAACCTGCTGGAGCGCAGCACGGGGGTGCTGGGGGGCAATGCCGCCATGGTGCCGGCGGCCGTCAACCCGCCGCGGCCACCCTGGTCTGAGGTGCTGCGCCACGGCAGCCAGGAGTTCCTCGATCTGGCGGTGCTGCTGGTGCTGGGCTGCGTCATGGCGGCCCTGGTCCAGACCCTGGTGCCGCGGGAGTGGCTGCTGGCGGTGGGCGGCGCCCCCACCCTGTCGATCGTGGCGTTGATGCTGCTCAGCCTGATCGTTTCGGTCTGCTCGAGCGTGGATGCCTTCCTCGCCCTGAGCTTCGCGGCCCAGGTCACCCCCGGGGCGCTGCTGGCCTTCCTTCTGCTCGGGCCGGTGATCGACCTCAAGCTGGTCGGTCTGCTGGGGTTGCTGTTGCGTCCCGTGGGCCTGGCCCTCACCGCCGCCGGTGCGAGCCTGACGGTGCTGCTGATTGGGCAATGGGTGAACCTGTGGCGCGGCTGA